The Theileria annulata chromosome 3, complete sequence, *** SEQUENCING IN PROGRESS *** genome has a segment encoding these proteins:
- a CDS encoding alpha-adaptin, putative (note;~Tap-24g11.q1c.cand.44 - score = 101.99), giving the protein MKGQYVRGLVKFITDIRNLKTDEEKEERIKEEVAKIRVSFSSPRLTDYDKKKNLLKLLYVQMLGYDIHLGYLESVQLMASTKLTDKATGYMGCEILLKEYEEVMRLCVNTTLEDMNNPSEHVCSLALIFLANNHSLEINERLSSEIVRLTMTYPSDNYYLRKKLYMCLLRTFKLNPQLYNINEWFNMVYQILESENTVSCLLPICNLLDPILKQKPQNWELSVDRLASFLSELSKDEVPVEHCYFTIPAPWLTVKILSIFASIDPLPNYYFLPMLSSSLKILMDKTSNLVLTRLANKHSNRTKKLMNLSIYMTKTGILRETIRAVVNWFPYLNNISPQFVCSCIRHLYTSVMSQIRLVALEIIEDVIKIQETYEFIKSDAEYIIHFLNDSDPTIKKRSCLILCGLCDSTNWELIVPELISTLRYSEISIQEYMVPLICKTIDKHLPKNTLYIDLIFKIITHAPLVSNISISTLLLTTLYKENSLKFQEKFVDKCLYYLQDETEITEGLLRICAHVLGDYGHLSTEVGMKDQLKLFEKYFVIASPESKCVIVTTLGKFASRDNSLAGKVGEFLETQVNSPDVNLQIRSCELLKMLRTNLSLFNRVMTIISDRKTSTRSKHSERSSAKESFKESSKDVYRNSHRPTDGSSVRDSFDGNVRRDSMDRSIQRVSSEKTSRRESVKTDNLGSSRDREVRGTSPRETTSGLFSNESCLLLSNEHFTVELEQAYKNQHSKVLVRLTNVSNEDLYVHKCALKSPPQLQGQEHNQLRDVKLKPGQVANHKLSFVLMDYVLDFPNYSLDLGLESKVEPIACTLNLPVYVHKFMKPLELDPPSFTKLWNTLAQTQPFMLKFKNNISVLANSLTSLNFDVVKTGENVYVSSSGVVSMESNEFFCLGMFSMDRGGLVASYRASTPLLAQCIINLTKTLLKEL; this is encoded by the exons ATGAAGGGCCAATATGTGCGCGGATTGGTAAAATTCATAACAGATATCCGAAACCTGAAAACGGATGAGGAAAAAGAAGAAAGAATTAAGGAAGAGGTGGCAAAGATCAGAGTAAGCTTCTCTAGTCCAAGATTGACCGATTATGACAAGAAAAAAAACCTTTTGAAGCTATTATATGTCCAAATGCTAGGATATGACATACATTTGGGATATCTGGAGTCGGTACAGTTAATGGCCTCAACCAAACTAACAGATAAAGCAACAGGATACATGGGATGCGAGATATTGCTGAAAGAATACGAAGAAGTTATGAGACTATGTGTAAATACAACACTAGAGGACATGAATAACCCATCGGAACACGTTTGTTCACTGGCACTAATCTTTCTGGCAAACAACCATTCACTAGAAATCAACGAGAGACTTTCTAGCGAAATTGTCAGATTAACCATGACCTACCCATCAGATAATTATTACTTGAGAAAGAAACTATACATGTGCCTGCTGAGAACATTTAAACTTAACCCTCAACTATATAACATTAACGAATGGTTCAACATGGTCTACCAGATCTTAGAATCTGAAAATACAGTTTCATGCCTACTGCCAATCTGCAATCTACTGGatccaattttaaaacaaaagCCCCAAAACTGGGAACTGTCAGTAGACCGTCTTGCATCATTTTTGTCCGAATTATCAAAGGATGAAGTGCCAGTAGAACACTGCTACTTCACAATACCAGCACCCTGGCTAACTGTTAAGATTTTAAGCATCTTCGCCTCAATCGACCCTCTTCCAAATTACTACTTCCTTCCCATGTTGTCAAGTTCACTCAAGATCCTGATGGACAAGACAAGTAACCTCGTGTTGACGCGCCTAGCAAACAAACACAGCAACAGGACCAAGAAATTAATGAACCTAAGCATATACATGACAAAAACAGGAATTCTAAGAGAAACCATAAGAGCAGTAGTGAATTGGTTTCCATACCTGAATAACATATCACCACAGTTCGTTTGCAGCTGCATACGCCACCTGTACACCTCTGTAATGTCACAAATCAGACTCGTCGCACTTGAAATAATAGAAGACGTGATCAAGATCCAGGAGACGTACGAATTCATTAAAAGTGACGCTGAATATATCATACACTTTTTAAACGACTCGGATCCGACTATCAAGAAAAGG TCATGTTTGATATTATGTGGACTATGTGATTCGACTAACTGGGAACTAATAGTACCAGAGTTAATCTCAACGCTGAGATATTCTGAAATCTCAATCCAAGAATACATGGTACCACTCATTTGCAAAACAATAGATAAACACCTTCCCAAAAACACACTTTATATcgatttaatttttaaaatcatcaCACACGCACCCTTGGTGTCCaatatttcaatttcaaCACTGTTACTGACAACCTTGTATAAGGAAAACTCCCTTAAATTTCAG GAAAAGTTTGTAGATAAGTGCTTGTATTACCTACAAGACGAAACTGAGATTACTGAAGGATTATTAAG gATATGTGCACATGTGCTTGGTGATTACGGCCACCTGTCAACTGAGGTTGGAATGAAAGATCAACTAAAACTCTTTGAGAAGTATTTTGTAATAGCCTCTCCAGAGTCCAAATGCGTAATTGTAACCACTTTAGGCAAGTTCGCCTCAAGAGATAATTCCCTAGCTGGTAAAGTTGGAGAGTTCTTGGAGACACAAGTTAACTCACCTGACGTTAATCTACAGATAAGATCATGTGAGCTACTTAAGATGCTCAGGACCAATTTGTCGCTGTTCAACAGAGTAATGACAATAATCTCCGACAGAAAAACTTCGACCAGATCTAAACATTCTGAAAGGAGTTCAGCCAAAGAAAGTTTTAAAGAATCATCCAAAGACGTTTACAGAAACAGTCATAGACCAACAGATGGATCCAGTGTTAGGGACTCATTTGATGGAAATGTTCGAAGAGATTCAATGGATAGATCCATCCAAAGGGTATCTTCTGAAAAGACTAGTCGTAGAGAATCGGTTAAAACCGATAATTTGGGTTCCTCGAGGGATAGGGAGGTGAGGGGAACGTCACCTAGAGAAACCACTTCGGGGTTATTCAGTAATGAAAGTTGTTTGTTATTATCGAATGAACATTTTACTGTTGAACTGGAACAGGCTTATAAAAATCAGCATTCAAAGGTTCTAGTTCGCTTAACGAATGTTTCTAACGAGGATCTATATGTCCACAAATGTGCTCTAAAATCACCACCCCAACTCCAGGGACAAGAACATAATCAACTTAGAGATGTTAAACTAAAACCTGGACAAGTTGCAAACCATAAGCTTTCTTTTGTTCTAATGGACTATGTACTTGATTTTCCGAATTATTCTCTAGATCTGGGACTCGAGTCGAAAGTCGAACCAATCGCCTGCACCTTGAATCTGCCTGTGTATGTCCACAAGTTTATGAAACCGCTGGAACTGGACCCTCCATCctttacaaaattatgGAATACACTCGCACAAACGCAGCCATTCATGCTCAAATTCAAGAACAATATCAGCGTTTTAGCAAACTCACTCACATCGCTCAACTTCGACGTTGTTAAG ACTGGAGAAAATGTATATGTATCTTCTTCTGGAGTTGTTTCAATGGaatcaaatgaatttttcTGCCTAGGAATGTTTTCAATGGACAg AGGAGGACTGGTAGCAAGTTACAGGGCCAGCACGCCACTCTTGGCACAATGTATcataaatttaactaaaaCTCTTCTAAAAGAGCTTTAA
- a CDS encoding uncharacterized protein (note;~Tap-24g11.q1c.cand.45 - score = 90.92;~Signal peptide predicted for TA05375 by SignalP 2.0 HMM (Signal peptide probability 0.987, signal anchor probability 0.000) with cleavage site probability 0.866 between residues 21 and 22), with the protein MCLNKIFLFTLFLANIQEIFASDAGQAAAKKDVTVNLGRFTEHCQLDPTKPNHLVKYYLCEPGDTKTFLKVVYEDVNLWNFTSAEGKTLKKLTLLVKYNFLQLLHFQLTKDSTDEDLYYKKEKKTFTKVDAQEFTNQRKFLGRRDNLVDKWFAFEMHNKELYGNYVTDSESLVDGVSRKQLSVSKGRPLLLRDGTQKVWEDVNHAKGLSKVEVYDFGLDKLMVLNLGSESKYFFKNLQTNNSQWNALSNENEFNTKAVQLKSSYFTTSFEMDLSTKPPFDNFTSRRVSSPGNLNELELMPNRTFFLNKVKFKEYVLWSSTEKQKRVFKMKLTLLDFEVRLVALYVTVPPDKVNPDHESLYFNKEDGVFRKLKDVEEYKALSKVVQSLSDKTSPFRYNDTWVQTGGKLDVTRYNDAEFTVEKVEGASKVLVTRTLTPKAGFTFTSLSHGSLALWPTAVRKTTGTVKSLELVSKDSLVQLVLLTVKTESTDHVLRLKKDGDNFTSVEQGAYDQFKELLKGDDFYADNKVHLDVNEENLNDKFFKVTQETSDGVFKKTVTVKELKVTNVKSLGHSLWSQNGDRYEFAKDYDLYLVGDSSLLVVHLETQGKRRTTKYFKKQDHNMQWVEMKSDAEFNNTLSAFKSANTPVKVDLDLSTSPSEAQFTVQVTPLRGNRTMLVLTPVKGKVVGVLNFKTTNLWTSNENQRGLKVHAYLEDYDVKFVKVDVLTVQNRQSQQSEVKKKWVSDTDWAGTYTDGELSTFKTTDNSKPFKYSSSWQLPSNKFDTKSFLAENFTVSEATDNLVKTTTYTPQTWMLVNQVLVDEVQVWPVETASVDQTKKLKLLEVLTKDHMVQLVHVQNVLLTEAATTEDLYFKKHELTYQKLDDVTKFNELKEKLSKKGELVDDKVKLDLSSEVPSTMFASETLVEDGLEKTVVEVKVGKLYQVKASPPLWTSQSGEYVTKLEKYSKDDKQFLVLHLHDGTKALDKKYFEKPTAVQPQQDAQRPEGAAARPSFQTVTSNTEFYKKLNDVKATLTFKAASLNLNSYQDQNFLVKESTEGTAKLYRLYPKAEFRVNSLLFGEVELWKKKKEGDRLVEGKVYVHDGKAKFFHGLVWEGDQNDQTTSSALYFQLNDAGNAYYTKQKEEFDKALEEALKTPPTPPSAAPPVVLPTKPRYYNKLLLSDTFDSQLFRTESEKKGEYTVKKVLPKGDDTFVNLVESNRTVLWKAQQKDEMWKSATLSLSEGVGLLDLVFTQNSADVHSYFLLQKSRWKKVESDVYQKEWAKVPSVQAPAS; encoded by the coding sequence ATGTgtttgaataaaatatttttgtttacACTATTCCTGGCAAATATTCAGGAAATATTTGCTTCAGATGCTGGGCAAGCTGCAGCAAAGAAAGATGTTACTGTTAACCTTGGAAGATTTACAGAACATTGCCAATTGGATCCGACCAAGCCAAATCATTTGGTGAAATATTATCTTTGTGAACCTGGAGATACAAAAACGTTCCTAAAGGTGGTTTATGAAGACGTTAATTTGTGGAATTTTACATCGGCCGAAGGGAAGACCCTGAAAAAGCTCACCCTTTTGGTTAAGTACAATTTCTTACAACttttacattttcaacTAACAAAGGATTCTACAGATGAAGATTTGTACTACAAGAAGGAAAAAAAGACGTTCACAAAAGTTGATGCGCAAGAGTTCACTAATCAAAGAAAGTTCTTAGGTCGAAGGGATAACCTAGTAGATAAATGGTTCGCCTTTGAAATGCATAACAAAGAACTTTACGGCAATTATGTAACAGATTCCGAATCGTTGGTAGATGGCGTATCCAGAAAACAGCTTTCTGTATCCAAGGGTAGGCCCTTGTTACTAAGGGATGGAACCCAAAAGGTATGGGAGGATGTAAACCACGCTAAAGGTTTAAGTAAAGTTGAAGTATATGATTTTGGTCTCGATAAACTTATGGTTCTTAATCTTGGATCTGAGagtaaatattttttcaaaaaccTCCAAACCAATAATTCTCAATGGAATGCACTTTCTAAcgaaaatgaatttaacaCAAAGGCTGTACAACTTAAATCATCTTATTTTACCACTTCATTTGAAATGGATCTTTCTACTAAACCCCCTTTTGATAATTTCACCTCCCGCAGAGTGTCGAGCCCCGGAAACTTGAATGAGCTTGAACTTATGCCAAACAGAACCTTTTTTCTTAACAAggttaaatttaaagaataCGTTTTGTGGTCTTCAACTGAAAAGCAAAAGAGAGTTTTCAAGATGAAACTAACACTTTTGGATTTTGAAGTAAGATTGGTCGCTTTATATGTCACAGTCCCTCCTGATAAGGTCAATCCAGATCATGAATCTCTTTATTTTAACAAGGAAGACGGAGTTTTTAGGAAATTGAAAGATGTTGAAGAGTATAAAGCACTTTCTAAAGTGGTTCAATCTCTATCCGATAAAACCAGCCCTTTTAGATACAATGACACCTGGGTCCAAACTGGGGGCAAATTAGATGTAACTCGTTACAATGATGCTGAATTTACTGTTGAAAAAGTAGAAGGTGCTTCAAAGGTTCTAGTAACAAGAACCTTAACTCCAAAAGCCGGTTTTACATTTACATCACTGTCACACGGGAGCCTTGCTTTATGGCCAACTGCTGTTCGTAAAACTACTGGTACCGTAAAATCATTAGAATTGGTTTCCAAAGACTCTCTAGTTCAATTAGTTCTTTTAACTGTTAAAACAGAGTCAACTGACCATGTTCTACGCCTAAAGAAGGATGGAGATAACTTCACATCAGTGGAACAGGGTGCGTACGATCAATTTAAAGAGTTACTCAAAGGAGACGATTTTTATGCTGATAATAAAGTACATTTGGACGTGAATGAAGAGAATCTTAATGATAAATTCTTCAAAGTTACTCAGGAGACTTCAGATGGTGTATTTAAGAAAACAGTTACAGTGAAGGAATTAAAAGTAACTAATGTTAAAAGTTTAGGTCATTCTCTTTGGAGTCAAAACGGCGATCGATATGAATTTGCCAAAGATTATGATCTTTACCTGGTTGGTGATTCAAGCCTGTTGGTCGTCCATCTAGAAACTCAAGGTAAAAGACGGACCACAAAATATTTCAAGAAACAAGATCACAATATGCAATGGGTAGAGATGAAATCCGATGctgaatttaataatacacTATCTGCTTTTAAATCAGCAAACACACCAGTCAAAGTCGATTTAGATCTGTCTACTAGTCCTTCGGAAGCCCAATTCACTGTTCAAGTCACTCCTCTCCGTGGAAATAGAACCATGCTTGTCCTCACTCCAGTCAAAGGTAAAGTTGTTGGTGTCCTTAACTTTAAAACAACTAATCTGTGGACATCAAATGAAAACCAAAGAGGCCTTAAGGTACACGCATATCTTGAAGATTATGATGTCAAGTTTGTAAAAGTCGATGTATTAACAGTACAGAACCGCCAATCTCAACAATCTGAGGTAAAGAAAAAGTGGGTAAGTGATACCGATTGGGCAGGTACTTACACTGATGGTGAATTGTCTACATTTAAAACAACCGACAACTCCAAACCATTCAAATATAGCTCTAGCTGGCAATTACcatcaaataaatttgatacaAAGTCATTCTTGGCCGAAAATTTCACAGTTTCTGAAGCCACTGACAACCTTGTTAAGACTACTACATATACTCCTCAAACATGGATGCTGGTTAATCAAGTATTGGTTGATGAAGTACAAGTCTGGCCGGTCGAAACTGCTTCTGTTGACCAAACAAAAAAGCTAAAATTACTTGAGGTGTTGACCAAAGATCACATGGTACAACTTGTTCATGTCCAGAATGTATTACTTACAGAAGCAGCTACCACAGAAGATCTTTACTTCAAAAAACATGAGTTAACTTACCAAAAGCTCGACGACGTGACTAAGTTTAACGAGTTGAAGGAAAAGTTGTCAAAGAAAGGCGAGCTTGTTGACGATAAAGTTAAGTTGGATCTGTCCTCGGAAGTGCCCTCAACCATGTTCGCTTCTGAGACTCTGGTTGAAGATGGTCTAGAAAAAACTGTTGTCGAAGTCAAAGTTGGTAAATTGTACCAAGTCAAAGCTAGCCCACCCTTGTGGACATCCCAAAGTGGTGAATATGTCACGAAACTGGAGAAATATTCAAAGGACGATAAGCAATTTTTGGTACTTCATCTTCATGACGGGACCAAAGCTCTTGATAAAAAGTATTTCGAAAAACCAACAGCTGTACAGCCGCAACAAGATGCACAACGACCAGAAGGGGCTGCTGCACGTCCATCATTCCAGACGGTCACCTCTAATACCGagttttacaaaaaattgaaTGACGTTAAAGCCACCTTAACTTTTAAGGCGGCTTCCCTAAACCTTAATTCATATCAGGATCAAAATTTCTTGGTCAAAGAGTCTACTGAGGGAACCGCCAAACTATACAGATTATATCCAAAAGCTGAATTCCGCGTTAACTCTTTACTATTTGGTGAAGTTGAGCTTTGGAAAAAAAAGAAAGAAGGGGACAGACTAGTTGAGGGGAAAGTCTATGTTCATGACGGAAAAGCTAAATTTTTTCACGGTCTAGTTTGGGAAGGAGATCAAAATGATCAAACTACTTCCAGTGCTCTCTATTTTCAACTAAATGATGCAGGAAATGCATACTATACTAAGCAAAAGGAGGAGTTTGATAAGGCACTGGAAGAAGCTCTTAAGACACCGCCTACACCACCCTCAGCTGCTCCTCCCGTTGTTTTGCCCACAAAACCACGCTATTACAACAAGTTGTTGCTATCAGATACGTTTGATTCTCAACTGTTTCGTACTGAAAGCGAGAAAAAGGGTGAGTATACAGTAAAAAAAGTACTACCAAAAGGAGATGATACATTCGTGAACCTAGTTGAAAGTAACAGAACTGTATTATGGAAAGCACAACAAAAAGATGAGATGTGGAAATCAGCAACGCTTTCACTATCAGAAGGTGTTGGACTTTTGGATTTAGTATTCACTCAAAATTCAGCTGATGTACATTCATACTTTTTGTTACAAAAAAGTAGGTGGAAGAAGGTTGAGAGTGACGTCTACCAGAAGGAATGGGCAAAGGTACCAAGTGTACAAGCTCCAGCATCATAA
- a CDS encoding uncharacterized protein (note;~Tap-24g11.q1c.cand.44 - score = 101.99) — MSALVSSENVPNGTMNNNLNGKLEKRGGPSRGSGRKPRQLRPEEVPFKIQIDEKSRIIAKLQNELSSINNHINSNRGGLSANDERSLIKSRLDDIQSRINSLDIKRSAFLDELDNKQRDIRKKNKTLSELKTASGYKSEHEIDHQIKFLEGLMMTSSLSLKEEKSMMSQLQQLRNTKASLERLKMESLNTRESVDGMIMDVKSNLDNLRDELNLLRKAKREESQKLFNLNESKKKTMDSMKEYFTEKSRLMTEIQEHINDKRNLMKQLEELNNEYYTKQKLLQQQKLKKQQEERERRALENEVRQLQSQLDNCDFLPYDKEVRLLQQVLTFLSTLENTNTTKEPSTTTKETVTVEHNGTSPSLVKDEYGMRLVPKKDRDEYFISPKTKKEKNKNKDKSSKFKIDMATLSYFESCGVDPPTCLDSLPSCREKLQQKLDHYNSLRSECNVEDMRNQIAQKLDLANKKLEAFSKSPKGVNQGPLVDTSNSQVNPEVSQES; from the coding sequence ATGTCGGCACTAGTTTCATCAGAAAACGTGCCCAATGGCACAATGAATAATAACCTTAATGGAAAACTTGAAAAAAGAGGAGGCCCCTCAAGAGGATCTGGAAGAAAGCCACGCCAACTTCGACCCGAAGAGGTTCCATTCAAGATCCAAATAGACGAAAAAAGCAGAATCATAGCCAAACTACAAAATGAATTGTCATCCATAAATAACCATATTAACAGCAATAGAGGCGGATTGTCTGCAAACGATGAGCGTAGCCTCATAAAAAGTAGGCTTGATGATATACAGAGCCGAATTAACTCATTGGATATAAAGCGTTCAGCCTTCCTTGACGAACTAGATAATAAGCAACGTGATATCAGAAAGAAAAACAAAACTCTTTCCGAATTAAAGACAGCTTCAGGATACAAAAGCGAACATGAAATTGATCATCAGATCAAGTTCCTGGAAGGCTTGATGATGACCTCATCCCTGAGCCTTAAGGAGGAAAAGTCCATGATGTCTCAACTACAGCAGCTCAGAAATACCAAAGCCTCCCTCGAACGCCTTAAAATGGAGTCACTTAACACAAGGGAATCGGTGGATGGCATGATCATGGACGTCAAGAGCAATCTCGATAACCTCAGGGATGAACTTAACCTCTTGAGAAAGGCTAAAAGAGAGGAGAGCCAGAagttatttaatttgaacGAGAGCAAGAAGAAAACCATGGATTCCATGAAGGAGTATTTCACAGAGAAGAGCCGCCTGATGACCGAGATCCAGGAACACATCAACGACAAACGCAACTTAATGAAGCAGTTGGAAGAGCTGAACAACGAATATTACACAAAACAGAAGCTCTTACAACAGCAAAAGTTGAAGAAACAGCAAGAAGAAAGAGAACGTAGAGCACTGGAAAACGAGGTCAGGCAGCTCCAATCCCAGCTCGACAACTGTGACTTCTTGCCTTACGACAAGGAAGTTAGGCTACTGCAACAagttttaacatttttatcaacaCTCGAAAACACAAATACAACTAAAGAACCCTCAACAACCACTAAGGAAACAGTTACCGTTGAACACAATGGAACCTCTCCGAGCCTGGTCAAGGACGAATATGGAATGAGATTGGTGCCCAAGAAGGACAGAGATGAATATTTCATCTCACCAAAGACTAAGAAAGAAAAGAACAAGAATAAGGACAAGTCTTCaaagtttaaaattgatatgGCTACTTTGAGTTACTTTGAAAGCTGCGGTGTTGATCCTCCCACATGCCTAGATTCTCTCCCCAGTTGTCGTGAAAAGTTACAGCAGAAACTAGACCATTACAACAGCTTGAGGAGTGAATGCAACGTAGAGGACATGAGGAATCAAATTGCACAGAAACTTGACTTAGCCAACAAGAAGCTTGAAGCCTTTTCTAAATCACCTAAGGGTGTCAATCAAGGCCCATTAGTCGATACCTCTAATTCACAAGTCAACCCTGAAGTTTCTCAGGAAtcttaa